The Alteromonas stellipolaris genome includes a region encoding these proteins:
- a CDS encoding RNA polymerase sigma factor — MFIKRDEKLVQQALKGNRKAWFTLISRYETAMYQYGIRMTGTSHDASDLMQDIFVSVYRSLANYRGEGTFKSWLYRIAHCRCMELYRKRKAFTDIDDIPEPLCETSCPEMQLTSDRQSRAVTQAMQALPLAQKAVVELKFFGQFTFEEIAEQMDISVNTAKSRLYSALTKLKLELE, encoded by the coding sequence GTGTTCATAAAACGGGATGAAAAGCTCGTACAACAAGCATTAAAAGGCAATAGAAAAGCGTGGTTCACGCTTATTTCACGCTATGAAACGGCCATGTACCAATACGGTATTCGCATGACTGGAACTAGCCATGACGCCTCTGATTTGATGCAGGATATCTTTGTTTCGGTTTATCGAAGCCTAGCGAATTATCGCGGCGAAGGCACATTTAAGAGCTGGTTGTATCGAATAGCCCATTGCCGATGCATGGAGTTATACCGAAAGCGAAAAGCATTTACCGACATTGATGATATTCCAGAGCCTTTATGTGAAACATCATGCCCTGAAATGCAGCTTACTAGCGACCGTCAAAGTCGGGCGGTAACGCAAGCTATGCAAGCTTTGCCGTTGGCACAAAAAGCCGTGGTGGAGCTCAAATTCTTTGGGCAATTCACCTTTGAAGAAATTGCAGAGCAAATGGATATTTCGGTGAATACCGCCAAGTCGCGTTTGTATAGCGCACTAACCAAATTAAAGTTGGAGTTGGAATAA
- the trhA gene encoding PAQR family membrane homeostasis protein TrhA has translation MTSITAKAYSVLEEWLNSISHGVGFIAAIVGMVFLLYRADNTLTITAAAIYGATLILMFLSSTLYHATSNHRAKGWLKLFDHSAIYLLIAGTYTPLLLVSIGGVLGITMTAVIWCLALGGVTFKLVAQHRFPKISVMTYLLMGWIAIGLIYPLYIALPGAGLWLLVAGGLCFSLGVCFYVAKKVKYTHAIWHVFVLGGCSCHYFSIYYYVV, from the coding sequence ATGACAAGCATTACGGCAAAAGCCTATTCTGTATTGGAAGAATGGCTTAATAGTATTAGTCATGGTGTGGGGTTTATTGCTGCCATAGTAGGCATGGTATTTTTACTCTACCGCGCAGACAACACGCTAACCATTACCGCCGCCGCAATATACGGCGCGACACTCATTCTTATGTTTTTGAGCTCTACCCTTTACCATGCAACATCGAACCATAGAGCAAAGGGTTGGTTGAAACTATTCGACCACAGTGCAATATATTTGTTGATAGCAGGTACTTACACACCTTTACTATTAGTGTCGATTGGAGGCGTGCTCGGAATTACTATGACAGCGGTAATTTGGTGTTTGGCACTAGGTGGCGTGACTTTTAAATTAGTTGCGCAGCACCGTTTTCCAAAAATATCCGTGATGACTTATTTGTTGATGGGGTGGATTGCTATTGGCCTTATTTACCCGCTTTATATTGCGCTACCCGGTGCTGGTTTATGGTTGCTGGTCGCGGGTGGTTTATGCTTCAGCCTTGGAGTGTGTTTTTATGTGGCAAAAAAGGTAAAATACACCCATGCTATCTGGCATGTATTCGTATTGGGCGGGTGCAGCTGCCATTACTTCTCAATATATTATTATGTGGTATGA
- a CDS encoding sensor domain-containing diguanylate cyclase, translating into MINIRGLGFRFSLFLVAAAMLVVLTTAEFFYRITYENEITEANHDIEELYRTVGATASIASFLEEEDLAKEAINGLVKSEKILAASIKSDALYYQLNVTDAINKGTEPRVFLVRHPFIPEESLAEVNIYPNFDHIIQQAEKISTDNSYSLYIEALVVGIVALIITYYIIISPMLRVGRSLHEITPGTTQRIAVPEYHTDSEIGALVHDTNELLGKVEEQFSQERQLREEIEFLEMRFRMLFENAKSATVLMTESGIIELKNKAFIDLVEKIGLEEKQDYGELLEELFENPVAIKTSLLEAFSRNEFATGEFKLKSGANKTAIWVQLIASPLITDDGERFYQITFNDISTRKRELQKLALQADFDSLTGIYNRNGGEKLIAKLMSKGHHFALALIDLNGFKAVNDIFGHDAGDEVLIFVSEQLREKIRKVDVAVRWGGDEFVLLLQAEDEKSVETVISKVNEGVKQPFYFNDDTAPTVVSMSVGVAFYPRMSRNMNTLIKLADIAMYKAKQNKVAAPDNYLIFADPEGLSSSDNQ; encoded by the coding sequence TTGATTAATATTCGAGGTTTAGGTTTTCGTTTTTCGCTTTTCTTGGTGGCTGCCGCCATGTTGGTGGTACTTACCACCGCGGAGTTTTTTTATCGCATCACATACGAGAACGAGATCACTGAAGCAAACCACGATATCGAAGAACTCTATCGAACCGTTGGCGCAACCGCGTCCATAGCTTCATTTTTAGAAGAAGAAGATTTAGCCAAAGAGGCGATAAACGGATTAGTTAAGAGTGAAAAAATTCTTGCAGCGTCTATCAAAAGTGACGCTTTGTATTACCAGCTTAATGTTACCGATGCGATTAACAAAGGCACTGAGCCTCGGGTATTTTTAGTTCGACACCCTTTCATACCTGAAGAATCGTTAGCGGAAGTTAACATTTACCCAAACTTCGATCATATCATCCAGCAAGCCGAGAAAATCAGTACCGACAACAGCTATTCGCTATACATAGAAGCGCTTGTTGTGGGTATTGTTGCCTTGATCATTACTTACTACATCATCATTTCACCCATGCTTCGTGTGGGGCGTTCACTACATGAAATCACACCAGGTACAACCCAGCGTATTGCTGTGCCTGAATACCACACTGACAGTGAAATTGGTGCACTTGTGCATGATACCAATGAGCTGCTAGGCAAGGTTGAAGAACAGTTTTCTCAAGAACGGCAATTAAGAGAAGAAATTGAGTTTTTGGAAATGCGTTTTAGAATGCTTTTTGAAAATGCGAAGTCAGCCACGGTGTTAATGACTGAAAGTGGAATAATTGAACTCAAGAATAAAGCTTTTATCGACCTCGTTGAAAAAATCGGTCTTGAAGAAAAACAGGACTATGGCGAACTATTAGAAGAGTTATTTGAAAACCCTGTCGCAATAAAAACCTCACTTCTAGAGGCATTTTCACGCAACGAGTTTGCCACGGGCGAATTCAAATTGAAGTCAGGAGCCAATAAAACCGCCATTTGGGTTCAGTTGATTGCTAGCCCATTAATTACTGACGATGGTGAGCGTTTTTATCAAATTACCTTCAATGATATTTCAACTCGAAAACGTGAACTGCAAAAGCTGGCATTGCAAGCGGACTTCGACTCACTAACCGGAATATACAATCGAAATGGTGGTGAAAAGCTCATTGCTAAGCTGATGAGCAAAGGCCACCACTTTGCACTAGCGTTAATTGACCTAAACGGATTTAAAGCCGTGAATGATATTTTCGGCCACGATGCGGGCGACGAAGTGCTTATTTTTGTATCTGAGCAATTAAGAGAAAAAATCCGCAAAGTTGATGTGGCGGTTCGCTGGGGCGGCGATGAATTTGTGCTGCTTTTACAGGCTGAAGACGAAAAGTCTGTTGAAACAGTCATATCAAAGGTGAATGAAGGGGTGAAGCAGCCGTTTTATTTTAATGATGATACTGCACCCACAGTGGTCTCTATGAGCGTGGGGGTGGCGTTTTACCCTCGCATGAGTCGCAACATGAATACGTTAATAAAGCTAGCAGATATCGCTATGTATAAAGCCAAGCAAAATAAGGTAGCTGCCCCAGACAACTATCTTATTTTTGCTGACCCCGAGGGGTTAAGCAGCAGCGATAACCAGTAA